A window of Pirellula sp. SH-Sr6A contains these coding sequences:
- a CDS encoding DUF1501 domain-containing protein: protein MNPNSPSQIECLSFHAMRRRSFLRSATAAAGLGYASGWTTVAEALANPATLQGARANTKPKSLIFLWMQGGPSQLETFDPHPDTKIGGETQSIATSLPGLEISNLLPQTAEIMHQATVIRSMVSKEGDHERATYTMKTGWRPDPTLIHPSIGAVLCHQSENNVEIPRHISILSGQWPGRGGYMGPGYDAFQVGDPKYRISNLESRVDAERTERRLTDLSELMESEFRRGRLKDLDRVRTQHETSTTRATRMMESEQINAFKVTDEPADVLKKFGDTTFGRACLAAVRLVQQGVRCIEVELSGWDTHARNHEFHRSRCEVLDAAMAALITELETRDLLNDTLVVWGGEFGRTPKINVAEGRDHWPNGFSTVLFGGPCRRGYVHGATSPELPSDGKSGIEGVADPVSVEDLHATILSSFGIDFAQELQTPIGRPLALSQGKICRALLA from the coding sequence ATGAATCCGAACAGCCCCTCGCAGATCGAATGCTTATCGTTCCATGCGATGCGGCGTCGGTCGTTTCTGCGATCCGCCACCGCCGCTGCAGGGCTAGGATACGCAAGCGGTTGGACGACGGTCGCAGAGGCCTTGGCGAATCCGGCGACATTGCAAGGGGCTCGAGCCAACACCAAGCCAAAGAGCTTGATCTTTCTTTGGATGCAAGGTGGGCCCAGTCAGCTGGAAACCTTTGACCCCCATCCCGACACGAAGATTGGCGGAGAAACCCAATCGATAGCCACCAGTCTGCCAGGGCTTGAGATATCCAATCTCCTACCACAAACCGCCGAGATCATGCATCAAGCCACCGTGATCCGATCGATGGTCTCCAAAGAGGGGGACCACGAACGGGCCACCTACACCATGAAGACGGGATGGCGACCTGATCCGACTTTGATCCATCCTTCGATCGGTGCGGTGCTATGCCATCAGTCCGAGAACAACGTTGAAATCCCACGTCACATTTCGATCTTGAGCGGGCAGTGGCCCGGACGGGGTGGCTATATGGGACCAGGTTACGATGCGTTTCAAGTTGGCGATCCCAAGTATCGTATCTCCAATTTGGAAAGCCGTGTCGATGCTGAGAGGACGGAGCGGCGATTGACCGATCTTTCCGAGTTGATGGAGTCGGAGTTTCGACGAGGACGTCTCAAGGACTTAGACCGTGTGCGCACGCAGCATGAAACGTCGACGACTCGCGCAACCCGTATGATGGAAAGCGAGCAAATCAACGCGTTCAAGGTGACGGACGAGCCTGCAGACGTATTAAAGAAATTTGGTGACACAACTTTCGGACGCGCATGCTTGGCCGCCGTTCGATTGGTGCAACAAGGTGTTCGGTGCATCGAAGTGGAATTGAGCGGATGGGACACCCATGCTCGCAACCATGAGTTTCACCGAAGTCGCTGCGAGGTTTTAGATGCCGCGATGGCCGCCTTGATCACGGAGTTAGAGACACGCGATCTTTTGAACGACACCTTGGTCGTTTGGGGGGGCGAATTCGGCCGAACTCCTAAGATCAATGTTGCAGAAGGTCGAGACCACTGGCCGAATGGATTTAGCACTGTTCTCTTTGGCGGTCCCTGTCGACGAGGTTACGTCCATGGAGCAACATCGCCAGAGCTACCGAGCGACGGCAAAAGCGGGATCGAAGGAGTTGCCGATCCCGTTTCTGTAGAGGATTTGCATGCGACCATCCTCTCGTCGTTTGGAATTGATTTCGCGCAAGAACTGCAAACTCCCATCGGGCGACCACTGGCTCTCAGCCAAGGAAAAATCTGCCGCGCGCTTCTGGCTTAG
- a CDS encoding arginine N-succinyltransferase produces the protein MFRIRQVVAADLDALWDLICQASAGMTSLQIDKETLQDRLELSTFAFSRTSEKPEGAPYVFALEDQSVGKIIGTSCIFSKTGGYQPQYSYRMETERASSTTLGLEMLVHSLHLVKVHDGPTEIGSLFLQPDYRGRGCGKLLSLCRFLYMANHPKRFASQTIAEMRGYQDAEGHSPFWDAIGAHFFKIDFPSADSLSMVDKTFIEELMPKYPIYLELLPRSALDAIGRVHDQTRPALAMLEAQGFQRNNLIDIFDAGPVVACSTERIRTVAESRLANWTNDPLADRSTPAIVARGTPPFLAIETVIQCNAAEGSEQVVLDLAAIDDLQLQSGELVRYIALPAKPA, from the coding sequence ATGTTTCGGATTCGACAAGTGGTCGCTGCAGATTTGGATGCCCTCTGGGACTTGATCTGCCAGGCATCGGCAGGGATGACATCCCTCCAGATCGATAAGGAGACATTGCAGGATCGCTTGGAGCTATCGACCTTTGCATTCTCGCGGACATCGGAAAAGCCAGAAGGCGCGCCGTATGTGTTTGCTCTCGAAGATCAGAGCGTTGGCAAGATCATTGGAACGAGTTGTATTTTTTCCAAAACGGGTGGATACCAACCGCAGTACTCGTATCGGATGGAGACCGAACGCGCCAGCTCCACCACGCTCGGCCTTGAGATGCTGGTGCACTCGCTGCATCTGGTAAAGGTCCACGACGGTCCGACGGAAATCGGAAGTTTGTTTCTCCAACCGGACTATCGAGGGCGTGGGTGCGGGAAGCTGTTAAGTCTCTGTCGATTCCTCTACATGGCGAATCATCCCAAACGCTTTGCAAGCCAAACGATTGCCGAGATGCGAGGCTATCAGGATGCCGAAGGTCACTCTCCCTTCTGGGATGCGATCGGCGCCCATTTCTTCAAGATCGATTTCCCCAGTGCGGACTCTTTGTCGATGGTTGATAAAACGTTCATCGAAGAATTGATGCCCAAGTATCCGATTTATCTCGAGCTCCTTCCGCGATCTGCGTTGGACGCCATCGGCCGAGTACACGATCAAACACGTCCGGCCCTCGCTATGCTCGAAGCGCAAGGATTCCAGCGAAACAATCTGATCGACATTTTCGATGCGGGGCCTGTCGTGGCTTGCTCTACCGAGCGGATTCGAACGGTGGCTGAGAGTCGGCTTGCTAATTGGACGAACGATCCGCTCGCCGATCGCTCCACACCCGCCATAGTCGCGCGAGGGACGCCCCCTTTCTTAGCGATTGAGACCGTCATCCAATGCAATGCTGCGGAGGGCTCCGAACAAGTCGTCTTGGACTTAGCTGCCATCGATGATTTGCAGCTGCAGTCAGGAGAATTGGTACGTTATATCGCCCTCCCTGCTAAACCCGCTTGA
- a CDS encoding IS3 family transposase, producing the protein MEQLQAKFSVSERRACRVLDQPRSTQRFVGQPKDDDARLTKKILDYVRERPRWGYRRITQLLRRSGELINVKRVYRLWKAAGLKVPRKSRLKRATGEKANACHLQPAGCKNDIWSWDFVQASTVGGKTIRFLNIVDEYTRVCLSIKASRSITSEDAIDTLAELIAMHGVPKRIRSDNGPEFISAAIKRWLSSLGIEVLYIEPGSPWQNGVCESFNSKLRDEYLSQTELLSEQDARLKARAWQNDFNEKRPHSSLGYLTPSEFARRCGASPSLAALAPANHHNEMATPLPTT; encoded by the coding sequence GTGGAACAGCTCCAAGCGAAGTTCTCTGTATCGGAACGTCGTGCCTGTCGAGTGCTCGATCAACCGCGATCGACGCAGCGATTTGTGGGGCAGCCCAAGGATGATGATGCGCGGCTGACGAAGAAGATATTGGATTATGTCCGTGAGCGACCACGCTGGGGTTACCGTCGTATCACACAGTTGTTGCGTCGCAGTGGTGAACTGATCAATGTGAAGCGAGTCTATCGCCTTTGGAAAGCAGCAGGCTTGAAAGTACCAAGAAAAAGCAGACTAAAGCGAGCCACTGGGGAAAAGGCAAACGCTTGTCACTTGCAGCCTGCGGGCTGTAAGAACGACATTTGGAGCTGGGACTTCGTTCAAGCCTCGACGGTTGGTGGCAAGACGATTCGCTTCTTGAACATCGTTGACGAATACACTCGGGTGTGCCTGAGTATCAAGGCAAGCCGGAGCATTACCAGTGAGGATGCAATTGACACGTTGGCGGAGCTAATCGCCATGCATGGAGTACCTAAGCGGATTCGAAGTGATAACGGCCCAGAGTTCATATCAGCGGCGATCAAGCGTTGGCTGTCGTCGCTGGGGATCGAGGTGCTGTACATCGAGCCTGGTTCACCTTGGCAAAACGGAGTCTGCGAGAGCTTCAACAGCAAACTACGAGATGAATACCTGAGCCAGACCGAACTGTTGAGCGAACAAGATGCACGACTCAAGGCGAGGGCTTGGCAAAACGACTTCAACGAGAAGCGTCCGCACAGTTCGCTGGGCTACTTAACCCCCTCGGAGTTCGCGCGTCGTTGTGGAGCTTCGCCTTCGCTCGCTGCGCTCGCTCCAGCGAACCACCACAACGAGATGGCTACGCCATTACCAACTACCTAA
- a CDS encoding transposase, giving the protein MTRKRNRHSADQIVKKLRDADAMLAAGKSVGEVLQALEISEPTLSRWRSQYGGMKSEEAKRLKQLEDENQRLKKLVAEQALDIQMLKEITRGN; this is encoded by the coding sequence ATGACGAGAAAGCGAAATCGGCATTCGGCCGACCAGATTGTGAAGAAACTACGAGACGCTGATGCAATGCTCGCTGCGGGCAAGAGTGTCGGCGAGGTACTACAGGCCCTCGAGATCAGCGAACCGACCTTGTCGCGTTGGAGATCCCAATACGGGGGCATGAAGAGCGAGGAAGCCAAGCGGCTGAAGCAACTTGAGGATGAAAACCAACGACTGAAGAAGTTGGTTGCCGAGCAAGCACTGGACATCCAAATGCTGAAGGAGATCACTAGGGGAAACTGA
- the cphA gene encoding cyanophycin synthetase, whose amino-acid sequence MQILKVNKLRGPNIWSNSPVLEAWVDLEELKDTSSEMIPGFNERLMAWLPTMVEHRCSVGERGGFFVRLRRGTYMAHILEHITLELQSLAGTPVGFGRARETNKEGVYKVAISYREEKLGLACLDKAFELLQAAVHDRPFDVDAEVEKLKEYAYDVCLGPSTKAIVDAAKARNIPWRRLNEGSLVQLGYGHLQRRICTAEADTTSAIAESIAQDKDLTRMLLKTIGVPTPEGQPVESAEEAWEVAQDIGLPVVIKPQYGNHGRGVATNLQSREQVEAAYRAAREEGSSIVCERHAPGDDYRILVIGGRMVAAARREPAHVIGDGQSTVQKLIDVVNEDPRRSDGHSTVLSKIKIDAVALGVLMEQGLTPDTIPPLGKKVLIRRNANLSTGGTAADVTDIVHPDVARQCVEAARVIGLDIAGVDVVAQDITQPLQGQRGVIVEINAGPGLRMHIEPSSGQGRPVGEAIIDMMFPEGNNGRVPIVSVTGVNGKTTTTRLVSHIVGCTGKKVGMTCTDGIYIHGRRIDSGDCSGPQSARSVLMNPAVEAAVLETARGGILREGLGFDFCDVGIVTNIGEGDHLGLSDIETLEQLAKVKRCVIEAVSKTGYGVLKANDPYTAEMAERCKGGVIFFAIDGNDPVLSEHRSKGGRAAFVRDNAIILAEGTTDFPLLSLERIPLTHNGRITFQVENVLAAAAACWGLGMPCEQIRLGLESFSAHMDKVPGRFNLVEMHGATVIVDYGHNASSLMAIAETLEQFPHEHRTVIYSAAGDRRDEDMVRQGEILANHFDRIILYEDQYLRGRQPGEIMSLFKKGMDAGRKVKEIHEVSGWPNAVDRALKLIRKGDLLLMQADTIDEAVQYLQRAFEHESLGREIDLDSAIHKPAEKGAPTPPKT is encoded by the coding sequence ATGCAGATTCTGAAGGTTAACAAACTCCGAGGTCCCAATATCTGGTCGAATTCGCCAGTGTTGGAGGCTTGGGTCGACCTCGAAGAGCTGAAAGATACTTCTTCGGAAATGATTCCGGGATTCAACGAGCGACTGATGGCATGGTTGCCAACGATGGTCGAGCACCGATGCAGTGTCGGAGAGCGAGGCGGCTTCTTTGTCCGTCTGCGGCGCGGCACCTACATGGCGCATATATTAGAACATATCACCCTCGAACTGCAGTCGTTAGCAGGCACTCCTGTAGGCTTCGGTCGGGCCCGCGAAACGAATAAAGAAGGTGTTTACAAGGTTGCGATTTCTTATCGCGAAGAGAAGCTCGGACTGGCTTGCTTAGACAAAGCTTTCGAGTTGCTGCAGGCAGCAGTCCACGATCGTCCGTTCGATGTCGACGCGGAAGTCGAGAAGCTTAAGGAATATGCGTACGACGTTTGCTTAGGCCCCAGTACCAAGGCGATTGTTGATGCCGCAAAAGCTCGCAACATTCCTTGGCGACGCTTGAACGAAGGAAGCTTGGTCCAACTCGGTTACGGTCATTTGCAGCGACGCATTTGCACCGCCGAGGCAGATACGACCAGCGCCATCGCGGAGTCGATCGCCCAAGATAAAGATCTTACCCGAATGCTCCTCAAAACCATTGGCGTACCGACCCCCGAGGGACAACCCGTCGAAAGCGCTGAAGAGGCTTGGGAGGTCGCCCAGGACATCGGGTTGCCTGTGGTGATCAAACCGCAGTACGGAAACCATGGTCGCGGAGTTGCGACGAATCTTCAATCGCGAGAGCAAGTCGAAGCAGCCTATCGCGCGGCCCGTGAAGAAGGTAGCTCGATCGTTTGCGAACGTCATGCCCCAGGAGATGACTACCGCATCCTTGTCATCGGTGGTCGCATGGTCGCAGCGGCTAGACGAGAACCTGCTCACGTCATTGGAGATGGTCAGTCGACGGTTCAGAAGCTGATCGATGTCGTCAATGAAGATCCTCGTCGAAGCGATGGTCACAGCACGGTTTTGAGCAAAATCAAAATCGATGCCGTCGCGCTCGGCGTCCTCATGGAACAAGGCTTAACGCCTGACACGATCCCTCCGCTCGGAAAGAAGGTTCTCATTCGCCGAAACGCGAACTTGAGCACCGGGGGAACGGCGGCAGACGTTACCGATATCGTACACCCCGATGTGGCGAGACAGTGTGTCGAGGCGGCGCGTGTCATTGGTTTGGACATTGCCGGTGTCGACGTGGTCGCACAAGACATCACACAACCGCTGCAGGGACAACGAGGCGTGATCGTCGAAATCAACGCTGGTCCCGGACTGCGCATGCACATTGAACCTTCGTCCGGCCAAGGCCGACCGGTTGGCGAAGCGATCATCGACATGATGTTCCCAGAGGGGAACAACGGGCGAGTTCCCATCGTGAGTGTGACCGGCGTGAATGGGAAAACCACAACGACCCGGTTGGTTTCCCACATCGTTGGATGCACCGGCAAAAAAGTGGGGATGACCTGCACCGATGGTATTTACATCCACGGTCGACGTATTGATTCCGGCGACTGCAGCGGGCCACAAAGCGCCCGGTCGGTACTGATGAATCCTGCTGTCGAAGCTGCCGTACTGGAAACCGCACGCGGGGGTATCCTTCGAGAAGGCTTGGGATTCGACTTCTGCGACGTAGGAATCGTGACCAATATCGGCGAAGGGGATCATCTCGGTCTCTCCGACATCGAGACGCTCGAGCAACTAGCCAAGGTGAAACGTTGCGTGATTGAGGCCGTCTCCAAAACCGGATACGGTGTCCTCAAAGCCAATGATCCTTACACAGCGGAAATGGCAGAACGTTGCAAAGGGGGCGTCATCTTCTTTGCGATCGATGGAAACGATCCGGTCTTATCCGAACACCGCAGCAAAGGTGGGAGGGCCGCGTTCGTGCGAGACAACGCCATCATACTCGCCGAGGGAACCACCGACTTTCCACTCTTGTCGCTGGAACGCATTCCCCTGACGCATAACGGCAGGATCACCTTCCAAGTCGAAAACGTCCTCGCAGCCGCGGCTGCGTGCTGGGGACTTGGTATGCCCTGCGAGCAGATTCGACTCGGACTGGAATCCTTTTCCGCGCACATGGACAAAGTTCCAGGCCGATTCAATTTGGTGGAGATGCATGGCGCCACCGTAATCGTCGATTACGGCCACAATGCTTCGTCGCTCATGGCGATCGCAGAAACCTTGGAACAATTCCCTCACGAACATCGGACCGTCATTTACTCGGCCGCTGGTGATCGGCGCGACGAGGACATGGTTCGGCAGGGCGAGATTTTGGCCAACCATTTCGATCGCATTATCTTGTACGAAGATCAATATCTTCGCGGTCGGCAACCGGGCGAGATCATGTCGCTATTTAAGAAAGGCATGGATGCGGGACGAAAGGTCAAAGAGATCCATGAAGTATCCGGTTGGCCCAACGCGGTAGATCGAGCCTTGAAATTGATCCGCAAAGGGGACTTGCTCCTCATGCAGGCAGATACGATCGATGAAGCTGTGCAATATTTGCAGCGAGCCTTCGAACACGAAAGCCTGGGGCGTGAAATCGATCTCGATTCGGCCATTCACAAACCTGCCGAAAAGGGAGCGCCGACCCCGCCTAAAACGTAG
- a CDS encoding DUF1553 domain-containing protein, with amino-acid sequence MDLDQTPAPASTIPSAAPPVGFGTRWLKRLILIAVLAGLAIGSLVSISSKPQLLPQADRVRGTLDPSIRELVDQVDLEMERVIASGKMAAAEPADSLILCRRLSLALVGNGLSLEEVRALQQIPEENRATWWLDYLLRDRRSADYLAERWTRATVGTNVGPFLVFRRRMYVEWLADQFSKNIPYDRIVRELITAKGAWTDSPQVNFLTATMDEGDDKQPDLIRLAGRTSRAFLAQRIDCLQCHDDYVGNVPFPNDATHAQLAPTRSEEAVVREGSEMREGAQADFHQLAAFFAGTRMENPFIGLRNTNRPYRYQYLHAVEETEVPPSVPYLQHLLPENGSPRDRLAKWVTHPENKAFARAAVNRVWAILFGKPWTATIDNIPLSGPFPAGMETLSDDFIRSGYDLHRLIRAIASTKAFQRDSRLPGSEPDLEHEAVWAVFPLTQLRPEQVAASIHQASRIKTIDESSSIISRLELFGGVNDFTKEYGDRGDDEFQANAITIPQRLLVMNGKFTRERIEDNPVMNASTRIANQARDDRSAIEAVFLSVLNRSPSERELSAFLQRLEGTKRNAHRRVVEDMYWTLMNSTEFLWNH; translated from the coding sequence ATGGATTTAGATCAGACCCCTGCTCCGGCCAGCACGATACCTTCGGCGGCACCACCCGTGGGCTTCGGCACCCGTTGGCTAAAGCGGCTGATACTCATAGCGGTATTGGCGGGTCTAGCCATCGGCAGCTTGGTTTCGATCTCCTCCAAGCCTCAATTGTTGCCCCAGGCGGATCGAGTCCGAGGTACTCTGGATCCCTCGATCCGCGAGTTGGTCGATCAAGTCGACTTGGAAATGGAGCGGGTCATCGCGAGCGGAAAAATGGCTGCAGCGGAACCCGCGGACTCGCTCATACTGTGCCGTCGCCTCAGTTTGGCCTTGGTGGGTAACGGACTATCGCTCGAAGAAGTGCGAGCGTTGCAGCAGATCCCCGAAGAAAACCGAGCCACTTGGTGGCTGGATTACTTGCTGCGGGATCGTCGTTCCGCGGATTACCTAGCGGAACGTTGGACACGCGCGACGGTCGGAACGAATGTCGGACCGTTCCTTGTTTTTCGTCGCCGCATGTATGTCGAGTGGTTGGCGGATCAATTCAGCAAGAATATTCCATACGATCGCATCGTTCGCGAATTGATTACCGCAAAGGGAGCTTGGACTGACTCTCCGCAGGTCAATTTCCTCACAGCGACGATGGACGAAGGGGACGACAAACAACCCGACCTGATTCGACTGGCGGGACGAACATCACGTGCCTTCCTCGCACAGCGAATCGATTGCTTGCAGTGCCACGACGATTACGTCGGCAATGTCCCATTTCCCAACGATGCGACGCATGCACAACTCGCACCGACGAGGAGTGAGGAAGCGGTCGTTCGCGAAGGCTCCGAGATGCGGGAAGGGGCACAGGCAGACTTTCATCAACTCGCCGCGTTTTTTGCCGGTACTCGGATGGAGAATCCGTTCATCGGACTGCGAAATACGAATCGGCCTTACCGATACCAATACCTTCACGCAGTCGAAGAGACCGAAGTCCCCCCTTCCGTTCCGTATCTTCAGCATCTGCTACCCGAAAACGGATCCCCTCGAGACCGTTTGGCTAAGTGGGTAACGCATCCCGAGAACAAAGCATTTGCGAGAGCGGCTGTGAACCGAGTCTGGGCTATTCTCTTCGGGAAGCCATGGACTGCCACGATCGACAATATTCCCCTTAGCGGCCCATTCCCTGCCGGGATGGAAACACTTTCCGACGATTTCATTCGCTCTGGATATGATCTTCATCGCCTGATCCGAGCGATCGCTTCGACCAAGGCCTTTCAAAGGGACTCGCGCCTCCCAGGGAGCGAACCCGATCTTGAGCATGAAGCAGTCTGGGCGGTGTTCCCACTCACGCAGTTGAGACCGGAACAAGTCGCTGCATCGATCCATCAAGCGTCGCGCATCAAAACAATCGATGAAAGCAGTTCTATCATTTCCCGATTGGAACTCTTTGGTGGCGTGAACGACTTCACCAAAGAGTATGGCGATCGGGGGGACGATGAATTTCAAGCCAATGCGATCACCATCCCGCAACGCTTGTTAGTGATGAATGGAAAGTTCACTCGGGAACGCATCGAAGACAATCCCGTCATGAATGCGTCCACCCGAATCGCCAATCAAGCCAGAGACGACCGCTCGGCAATAGAAGCTGTCTTTCTGTCCGTGCTCAACCGATCCCCTTCCGAGCGAGAACTTTCCGCCTTCCTACAGCGACTTGAAGGTACGAAACGAAATGCGCACCGCCGAGTGGTGGAAGACATGTATTGGACACTCATGAACAGCACGGAATTTCTCTGGAACCACTGA
- a CDS encoding S46 family peptidase, producing MPMKSIASFNRIAPAARWSFSSVVQRCLLVVPLGIGSLATNSFADEGMYPISELERLQLPQKGLALQPSEIFNPDQVSLVDGICRVNGCTGSFVSDQGLIITNHHCAFDAIQKVSTADKDYLTSGFVSRSHVEELPAAGYTVRITEQYEDVSAKVLSSVDASMSATDRTKAIDKRRKELEKEAETKHPGLRAEVAEMFTGKTYVLFLYTYLKDIRLVFAPPASVGAFGGETDNWEWPRHTGDFSFLRAYTTPDGSSAEYSPDNIPYRPKRFIQVNPQGAEEEDFVFILGYPGRTLRQRTASYFEFEQQIRLPEIVRYYSWQMQEMEKAGAQDRSVALNHATRYKSLANVEKRSRGQLLGLTRTGLIETRRQEEEKLKKFIASDPALEKRFGGVLERIGDVYAEINRSAKQEIALRELRTACRLFSFAFTIVDAVHERQKEDLERESPYMDRNLPLTTKQLQLDIADWHPDTDRIFLRGLIDILNGFPQDSLSPRIVKWLDSIDTSDESLKSWMASTRIGDASFAVKCLEMTPEQLSALNDPALQAMLSLYPEYLRLRELDKEREGKLNPLYGELQDVKQKFQADAFVPDANATLRLTYGRVRGYSPADAVIRTPISTLRGVLEKTTGIEPFISPKEVIQKAKQKEFGPFVHPRLKDVPVAILYNTDTTGGNSGSPVLNHKGELVAVNFDRTFEATINDFAWNESYSRSIGVDVRYVLWITGIVYGADHLLKEMGL from the coding sequence ATGCCAATGAAATCTATTGCGAGCTTCAACCGAATAGCACCTGCAGCGCGCTGGTCCTTCTCATCCGTCGTACAACGTTGTTTGCTCGTCGTCCCTCTTGGGATCGGAAGTCTCGCGACGAACTCCTTCGCTGATGAAGGCATGTATCCGATCAGTGAGTTGGAGCGACTGCAATTGCCCCAAAAAGGGCTTGCCCTACAACCCTCCGAGATTTTCAATCCCGATCAAGTCAGCTTGGTCGATGGCATTTGCCGTGTGAATGGGTGCACCGGTTCGTTCGTATCCGACCAAGGCCTCATCATCACGAATCATCACTGCGCGTTTGATGCCATTCAAAAAGTCTCAACGGCAGACAAGGATTATCTGACCAGCGGATTCGTCTCTCGTTCGCACGTGGAGGAGCTCCCGGCTGCGGGCTACACCGTTCGCATCACGGAGCAATACGAAGACGTATCCGCCAAGGTGTTATCGTCGGTCGACGCATCGATGTCCGCCACGGACCGAACCAAGGCAATCGATAAGAGACGCAAGGAGCTTGAGAAAGAGGCGGAGACCAAGCATCCGGGACTTCGAGCCGAAGTGGCGGAGATGTTCACCGGAAAGACCTATGTCCTTTTTCTATACACGTATTTGAAGGACATCCGCTTGGTCTTTGCCCCGCCCGCATCCGTGGGAGCTTTTGGCGGTGAAACCGATAATTGGGAATGGCCTCGCCACACCGGTGACTTTTCATTCTTGAGAGCTTATACGACACCAGATGGTTCATCAGCCGAATATTCGCCCGACAACATTCCCTATCGACCGAAGCGTTTCATTCAAGTGAATCCACAAGGAGCCGAGGAAGAGGACTTTGTCTTCATCCTGGGTTATCCCGGTCGAACGCTTCGACAGCGCACCGCAAGCTATTTCGAGTTCGAGCAACAAATACGTCTTCCCGAAATCGTTCGCTATTACAGTTGGCAAATGCAGGAGATGGAGAAGGCTGGAGCGCAAGATCGATCGGTCGCGCTGAACCATGCGACGCGTTACAAGTCCTTGGCCAATGTTGAGAAGAGATCCCGTGGCCAATTGTTGGGCCTCACCCGAACCGGCCTGATCGAGACACGCCGGCAGGAGGAAGAGAAACTCAAAAAGTTCATCGCGTCCGATCCAGCTCTTGAGAAACGTTTCGGAGGAGTCTTGGAGCGAATTGGAGATGTTTATGCTGAGATCAATCGTTCGGCAAAGCAGGAGATCGCGTTGCGAGAGCTTCGTACAGCATGCCGTCTATTCTCGTTTGCCTTCACTATCGTCGATGCGGTCCATGAAAGACAAAAAGAAGACCTCGAACGCGAGTCACCTTACATGGATCGGAACTTGCCACTGACGACGAAGCAATTGCAATTGGACATTGCTGACTGGCATCCTGATACGGATCGGATTTTCTTACGAGGCCTCATCGATATCCTCAATGGCTTTCCGCAGGATTCCCTATCCCCGCGAATCGTGAAATGGCTCGATTCGATCGATACGTCTGACGAGAGTTTGAAATCCTGGATGGCCTCTACGAGAATTGGAGATGCCAGCTTCGCTGTGAAGTGCCTGGAAATGACTCCAGAGCAATTGTCCGCTCTTAACGATCCCGCATTGCAAGCGATGCTTTCGCTCTATCCTGAATACCTTCGATTGCGGGAGTTGGATAAGGAGCGGGAGGGCAAGCTTAATCCGCTGTACGGCGAGCTTCAGGATGTGAAGCAAAAATTCCAAGCCGACGCCTTCGTTCCGGACGCGAACGCAACGTTGCGACTGACGTATGGACGAGTTCGAGGTTATTCGCCGGCCGACGCCGTCATTCGAACCCCGATATCTACTTTGCGCGGAGTACTGGAAAAAACGACCGGCATCGAGCCATTCATTTCGCCAAAAGAGGTGATACAAAAAGCAAAACAGAAAGAGTTCGGACCCTTTGTGCATCCTCGGCTGAAGGACGTTCCGGTCGCCATTCTCTACAACACCGACACGACGGGTGGCAATTCTGGAAGCCCGGTCCTCAATCACAAAGGGGAATTGGTCGCGGTGAACTTTGATCGTACGTTCGAAGCGACCATCAACGACTTCGCTTGGAACGAAAGCTACAGCCGTTCCATCGGCGTGGATGTTCGATACGTTCTTTGGATCACCGGCATCGTGTACGGTGCAGATCATCTCCTCAAGGAAATGGGACTGTAA